A segment of the Bradyrhizobium sp. CCBAU 53340 genome:
TCCGGGCCAAAGTGCTACAAGACCGTTAAGCCTCGATTAACCCTGTTTTTGCCGCCAAACCTTGGATTTGGCGAGTCTTTTAGCGGTTGCGGCCGCAGCCGTCCGCATGATTCTTTCATCACACGCTCTTCTGGAACCGGCCGGACAGCTCGCCAAAACCCTCGATCAGGGCCTCGGTGCCGTCGACTTCGCCTATCCGAGCCTTGACGTCACGCAGCCACGCCAAATTCGCCTCGCTGGAGTCCTCCCCCAAGGCCAGCTCGGCGTCTTTCAGCTCTCTAAGTAGTGAATGCCACTGCCGATGCAAGGCAACGAGCTGGTGCCAGGTGGCAAGAACGTCGTCCCGCGCCGCGCCCTCGCGGGCGCCCCACACCGCCGCGGTGGTGATTCCGCCCTCAACCCGTTGAAGGACTTGAGAAAATCCGCCCCTTTCGAGATCGCTGCGCATCTTCTCGGCCTGCTCCTCCGGGTCCGGGGAGTGGTGATGGTCGTTGGCGAAGGCGGCGATGATGGCGGCCCGGAGCTTGTGGGCCTCGGGATGGGCGAGCTCGAGGGCCGCCACCTCCTCGAGGTGATCATGCAGCAGCCAGGGGTGGTTGATCAGGCATTGCAGGATCAGGGCCTCCCGGCGGGAGATGGCGCTGCGCTGTCCGCGCATGATCGGGCTCGCCGCAAGTTGCGGGCTCGCCGCCTGGTAGGGGCCTGATGGCAGCAGGGTGGGACCGGGCGGACCGCCGCGGCGATTCTGGCCACCGAATCGATTCGCCTGTCCCCCGCCGCGGGGCTGAAACGAGCGGCCGCCGGCCCCTTGCCGGAAATTGCCCCTGCCCGCAAAGCCGCCGCGCCCGCCGTCGGGCGAGAAGGTGCGCTGCAGCCGCTCGACGAAATCGTCGCGGTAGTAGCGTCGTACCACCTCGTCGCGGATGCCGTTGGACAATTCCTTGATGCGCGCCTCCAGCGCGGCGCGGCGTTCGGGCGTGGCGAAGTTGCCGCCTTCGAGCTCACGCGACCAGAGCATGTCGGCGAGCGGCCGGGCCGCCGCGATCACCTCCTCGATCGCGCCGCGGCCACTGGTGCGCACGAGATCGTCGGGGTCCTGCCCCTCCGGCAGCAGCGCGAAGCGAAGACTCTTGCCGGGCGCGAGGAATGGCAAGGCAAGGTCGGCAGCACGATAAGCCGCCTTCTGTCCGGCCCTGTCGCCGTCGAAGCAGAGGATCGGCTCGTCCGCCATCTTCCAGAGCAGCGCGAGCTGGTTTTCGGTCAGCGCTGTGCCGAGCGGCGCGACAGCACCGGGAAAACCCGCGGTGACCATGGCGATGACGTCGACATAGCCTTCGACCACGATCAGCGATGCGCCGTCATGCGTGGCTTTGCGCGCGGTCTGGTGATTGTAGAGATTGTCGCCCTTGTGGAAGAGCGGCGTCTCCGGCGAGTTCAGGTACTTTGCCGGAACGTCCTTCTCCAACGCGCGCCCGCCGAAGGCGATGACGCGGCCGCGCAGATCCGTGATCGGAAACATCACGCGATCGCGGAAGCGATCGTAAGGAACGGGGATGTCGTTGCCGGCAACCAGAAGTCCGGTCTCGATCATGTCCTCGACGGAGACACCGAGCTTGCCGAGATGCTCCTTCAGCGCAAAGCGCTCGGGCGGCGGCGGCGCATAGCCGAGGCGGAACTGCACTTGCGTCGCCGGCGAGATGGCGCGGTCAGCAAGATAGCCGCGCGCTTTCGCACCGACACGCGAGGCCAGCGTCTCCGCAAAGAACTTTGCCGCGAGCTCCATGACGTCATGCAGCGTGCGGCGGCGCTGCTCGTGCCGGGCCGCATCCGGTGTCACCGCCGGCAGCGGCAGCCCGGCCATGCCGGCGAGCCGCTCGACGGCTTCCGCGAACGGCACGCCGTCGGTCTCCATCACGAAGCTGATGATGTCGCCGTGCTTGCCGGAGGAGAAGTCGTGGTAAAAGCCCTTCTGGTCGTTGACGTAGAAGGACGGCGTCTTCTCCTGCTGGAACGGCGACAGCCCCTTCCACTCCCGCCCGGCCTTCTTCAGCTTGACGCGCTTGCCCACGACTTCGGAGACCGAAAGCCGGGCACGCAGCTCGTCAAGGAATTGGGGCGTTAAGCGCATAGCCATTGTGTAGCGCGAACCGGGGTGAGTCGGGCGGAAGATCAGGGATATAGGTGCGGGGTCGCCAAAAGTCAGGTTTAGGCGGGTTATCCTGACTATTCGACCTATGCACAGGGCTTGGTCCCGTCACCCCCGCGCGATAGCGAAGCCATTGTCGCTGTGGCGGCCGCTCCTTCAGCGGCCCTCGAAGGGCGACGGCCCGCCTCTTTCTGCGAGGCTGCATCCGGGCCGATTCATCCTTCGAGGCTCACCGCGCTTTGCGCGGCGAGCGCCTCAGGATGACGGGATGGGCAGGCGAGCCCCCTTGAACCCCGCCCGGTTCCACGCTTCCATGGGCCATGTTCAGGACCTTTCGGGGTGGCCAGAGCGGGGGCTGGCGCGTGACCTCGATGTCGCCTGTGACGGGCGAGCCCCTGCCCTTCATGCCGGCGCTGTCGGTCAACGACAGCGATGCCGTTGCGCTGCCGCTGGTGCCCTCGCGCAATGCCTGGCGGCTGGTCGGCGTGCCGAGCAGCTTGCGCTACACGGAACGGGCCGAGAAGCAGCAGCTCGAGAGCGTGCAGGCCGGCCTCGGCCGGCTGGAGGCAACCAGCGCGGCGCTGATCCCGATCCGCAAATCGCAGGCCTGGTGGGATCTGACGCAGGAAGAGCGGCGCAAGATCTTTGAAGACAAATCGCACCACATCGCCAGCAGTCTTCGCTTCCTGCCCGCGATCGCCCGCCAGCTCTATCACAGCCGCGACCTCGGCGAGCCGTTCGATTTCCTGACCTGGTTCGAGTTCGCGCCGGCCCACGCCTCGCTGTTCGAGGAGCTGGTCGGCATGCTCAGGCAGACCGAGGAGTGGAGCTATGTCGAGCGCGAGGTCGACGTGCGCGTGGTGAAGGAAGTGCTGTCGGCTTAGTGGTCGAGAAAGCGGCCGGACTCGATATGAGGCAGGCCCGTCACCGGCCAGTTGTAGATATAAGTCCATGCCGGTGCCGTCGTGCCATCCGCCCCGGTCACCTCGACCAGTTGCCGCAGATATTCGGTCGGCTCCGGAAAGCCCTCGCCGCAGGCTTCGTACATGTCGAGCTCGCGCAACAGCTCGTCGCCGGCGCGCAAGGCGAAGAGCTCGCCATGCACGACGTCCGATGATGCGTCGGACAGCAGCAATCCCGGATAATGCTTCACCAGCACGAGCCGGCCGCGGCACGTTGCTTCACCGAGGAAATCTGCATGCTGCGCCAACAGCCGCGCCATCGGATGGTCGAAGCCGCGCATCAGTGTGCCGTAGACGAAGAGACGATCGGAGGTCATGGGGGCTCTATAAACTCTCCGCGCCGTCATTGCGAGGAGCCCGCGACAAAACTGCGAAGCAGTTTTGCGCTGGTGCGACGAAGCAATCCAGACTATCGCCGCGGAAAGATCCTGGATTGCTTCGCTTCGCTCGCAATGACGAAGGAAGCACCATCTACACGACCTCCGCTTCCAGCTCCTCGCCGCGCTCCACGCCCGAGACCACCCTGACGCTGACGTCCATGACGTCGAACGCGTCCTGGGTGCCGATATAGATGCCGTGCAGCGGGATCGCCTGGCGCGGGTCGCGCGCGACCGCAACGCGGATGAGATCGCGGGTGCCGAGGATGCCGTTGGTCGGATCGAACTCGATCCAGCCCGCGCTCGGCAAGTACACCTGCACCCAGGCATGGGTCGAGCCGCCGCCGACATGGTGCTGCACGATGTCTTCAGGGACGAAGATGTAGCCGGAGACGAAGCGCGCGGCGATGCCGAGACGGCGCAGCGCCTCGATCATGAACAACGCGTAGTCGCGGCAGGTGCCCGTGCCCAATCGCAACGTATCGCAGGGACTCTGCGTGCCCGGCGCGTGACGCCTTTGGTATTTGAACTGCTTGCGAATCGTATGCGTGATGCGGCTGAGGATATCGAAGGTGGGCGACAACGCATTCTCGTCGAGAAAGCCGCGTGCCCATGCCGCCATCCTGCCGTCCGGATCGGAGTATTGCGGCGTGATGTACTGGACGAGATCGGGCAGCTCGGCATCATCGTAGACGAAGGGATAGAAATAGGCGGGATCGTCAGGCGTCAGCGCGAAGTCTTCCACCGGGTTGTGCTCGACCGTGACGTGCCAGTCGAACATCAGGCGATCGGCGCGCGCGTCGAAATCGACGACCGCGACCGAGTTGGCAAACACGTCGTGGATCCAGCGCAGCGACCTCGGCTCCGGCGAGATCTCGAGCCTGGACTCGAGCACGCGCAGATCATGGCCGTCGCTCGGACGCAGCATGAATCTGTGCTCACCGAACGCCACGGGCCTGATGTAGCGATATTCGGTCTTGTGATGAATCGTCAGCAGCGGCATCGTCGGGAGATCATGGTGATTTTGGGCAGACCTGATATTAACGATTGTTTGCCCAATGTCCGGGGCGACCGCTTTTTGCATAGGCAATCAGGATGGCTTTAGACACAGCCGAGGCGACGGATCAACTCCTTGGCGAGGGCGATATTCCACCGGTGCATGAGGTCAATGCGGAAGGGACATCGCCCTTCCTGCTGACATCGGACCATTACGGCCGCATCCTGCCGCGCGCGCTCGGCGATCTCGGCGTATCGGAAAGCGAGCTGGTCAGGCATATCGCCTGGGACATCGGCATCGCCGGTGTTGCCGAGCGGATGGCGCAGATGCTGGACGCCCACCTTGTCGCACAACGCTATTCGCGGCTCGTGATCGACTGTAACCGCTCGCCTGATGTCGCGAGCTCGATTCCCGTGATCTCGGAGGCGACCACGATCCCGCGCAACGAGGGCATTTCGGAACGCGAGCGTGCGGCACGGCGGCGCGAGATCTTCGAGCCCTATCATCGCCGCATCGACACCGTGATCGATCGCCGCCTGCACGACAAGCGGCCGACGGTGCTGGTGTCGCTGCACAGCTTCACGCCCGTCTATGCCGGCGTCGCGCGGCCCTGGCACATCGGCGCGCTCTACAATCGCGACAAGGTCCTGCCGCAGCTGCTGCTGAGACATTTGCGCGCCGAGGGCGATCTCGTGGTCGGCGACAATGAGCCCTATGCGGTGAGCGATCTCAGCGACTACACCATCCCCGTCCACGGCGAGGCGCGCGGCCTCGTCAACACCGGCATCGAGATCCGCCAGGATCTGATCGCGGATCAATCCGGCCAGCAGCAATGGGCGGAGCGGCTGGCAAGGATCTTTGGAGAGATCGAGGCGGAGTTGAAGCCGGCGCTGCTGCCCGGCTAGCCGCCCCGCGTCGCCACGAACAGCGCGAGCGCGGCGAAGATCGCGGCGATGCCCCACAGCACATAGGCGATACGGCCGTCGCCGCGGGCATCGAGCGTGGCCTCGGCAGGGTTATCGGGATTGACGTGAACCTCCACGGCCGCACCGTCCTGATAGCGCGACATCAGCTTCTCCAGCATCTTGCTCGAGGCCTGCGGCGTTTCGGCCGCAACCCGCGCGCATTCATTGGTGTAGCGGACGTTCTGATAGCTGTAGGTGTAGGTCACGTGCTTGCCGAACATCTCGGCGCCACGCACCTCGCCCGGCTCGCTCGCCTTGTGATATTCCTCGATTCCCGACAGCCTGATCGTGCCCGGCACGACCGGCCAGCGCGTCGCCGCGGCCGCCTGCCGCTGCGCGGCCCACGCCATCAGCGCGATGACGAACCCGAACGCGCCGAAGCCCACGACCATGCCTGCAAGATCCGGCCGGCCGATGTGATGGGTGAGCCAGGCGTAGCTCTGGTTGAGACCGAATGCCGAGCCGAAGACGATCGCGACCACGATGGCCGAGCCGATGCCGAGACAGCCCCACAAGCCCTTCGGCAGGTCGCGCTCCAGCACGGCCTTTTCAGGATGGCGCGGATTGTAATAGACCGTGACGATGCTGCCGGCCGGGTATTTCGCCAGCTTCTCGGCCACCTGGAAATTGCCGAGGTCTTCGCCGATCGAGATGCGGTTGCATCTCAGCTTGCGACCGCCGACGGAATATTCGTAGGTGACGTTCGCAAAATTGCGGGTTTCCGTGCGGTAGCCGTCCTCGTGCTCGTCGTCGGGCACCCTCTCCTCGCGCACCTCGGCGACCGATGTGACGACCTTGCCCGATACCTGCGGCCAGCTCCGCGCTTCGCGCGCCTGCCAGGTCTTCACGATGGCTGCAATCAGGATCAGCGCGAGCGGCGCAAGCAGCATTGCGTAAACGAGCGGGGGCAGATTGGGCACGGGCAAAATCCTTGGTCAGCGGCAATGCTTCCTTGGACGCACCACCGCGGACGAAGGTTCAACCGGGCCAAAGCGCGATGAGCCTTATCGCGCTTTGGGTTTTTGTTTGGGCATGATCTTTTCGGAAAACCGCTGTGCGCTTATGCGAATCATGCCGCAGCTCATTTCGCCCGGGTCAGCGCCAGCCAGATCCCGCCGCCGATCATGAAGCCGCCGGAGATGCGCGACATCAGACGGGTGCGCCGTGCCGAGAAGAACTTTCGGGCGCGGCCGGCGGCGACAGCATAGAGCGCGTCCGTCATCACGGCGGTGACCATGAAGGTGACGCCCAGCAGCGCGACCTGCGGAAAGTGCGGCTGGTTCATATCCATGAACTGCGGAATGAAAGCGCCGAAGAACACCAGCACCTTCGGATTCGACAGCAGCACCAGGAAACCTTGCAGGAAGAATCCGCCGCGCGGCGGGGCCGGCGGCTCGTCAAGCTTGACGCCTTCGATCGGTGCCCGGATCAGCTTGATGCCGAGCCAGACCAGGTAAGCCGCGCCGGCAAAGCGGACCCAGTCGAACCAGTAGCCCATGGTCGACATCAGCGACGTGAGGCCGACCGCGACGATGCCGATCACGATGGCAAGGCCCGCTTGCGCGCCGGCGACATTGGTCAGCGCCGCGCGGGTGCCGTGGCGCAGGCCGTTGGCGATGACGAGGGTGACAATCGGCCCCGGCAGCAGTGCGAGCGCAATGCAGGCGGCGACGAAGGCGAGATAGGCTTGCGTTGACATCATGTGGGAACTCGCGCTGAAAGCGTTTGCGGATATTAATGCACGGCACTTAGTTTCCGTCCAGCGCTGCGACCACCCATGCCTGCATCTGCGGGGTCTCGAGGAACACGAGCGCCGCTTGCTGCATCGCGCTGGTCTCGCCGCGCCCTTGTACTGCCGCGACAAAGAGGTCGCAGCGCTGTGAGAGAGCGATACCGGTCGCGGCGTGGCGCGCACCATCGGGCATATCGAGATCATAGCCTCGCGCGCGACCGCGCATCTCACCGACATGTACGACCTCGCCCGGCGCAGTTGCGGCAAAGCGCGGCGAGATCAGGTCGAGATCGGCGACACGATCGACCTCGTCGTCATCGGCGACGCCGCTGTCGCAATTGCAGAAGCCGCGCTTGGCGCGGACATACAGCTCGGCGCCGTCGCAGGCGCCGCCCTCGCAGCGAAAGGCGCGGCCCGCGGGCCAGCCGTCGCGCGGGAACGGCCACACGATCTCGCGCCAATGCGCTGATGATGCGTCTGGCAGCGGCGCGAGCCGATATGCGCCGACGCCGGAGGCGCCGAGCGCGACCACAGCCACCGCCATCGCCAGCGCGCGCCGCATCGTCAATTCTTCGGCAGGCCGGCGACGGCGCGCGCGGGCCCTGTCAGCTCGAGAACATGCAGGCCGGTGTTGGCACGATCGACGATGTAGATGTAGCCGCGGTCATCGGTCTCGACATTGTTGGTCTGGATCGCGACCTTGCAGCGCTCGCCGCCCTCGACCGGAATGCAGCGCTTGTCGGTCGCTTGCGTGATCGACGGAATGAAGTAGCCGACCTCCTTCGGATGATAGGGATCGCGGATGTCGAGCGCACGGACCCCGGCATTGAAGAAGGCGATGAAGGCCATCTTCTTGTAATAGACCGGCGCCATGCTCTCGTTCGAGGAATGCGAGCCGAACCGGCCGCCGCGCTGGCAGAACTGTCCGCTCGCCTCCGGCACGGTGTAGCTCGAGATCATCATCGGCCGGGTCTCGGTGGTGACGTCGGCGAACCAGACCATCTGCCTGGCCTCGCCGCATTCGTTCAGGATCGCCTCGTCGACGATCATGACAATGTCCCGCGTCTTGCCGTCCTTGTCCTCGGCGAACTCGGCGACGGGCATGTCGAGCATCGGAAACGTGGTGTGCGCGCCGTTGAACGCCGACATCGGCAGCCGCGAGATTTCGGGATAGCGCAGATTGTCCGGCGTCGGCTCCTTCGGTCCGTTCAGGAGCTTCTCGCGATCGACGATCTGCAAGATGCCGCCCTTGTTGGTGCCGTAGCCGAAATAGACGCGGTTGCCGTTTGGCCCGGTCGAGATCGGGCCATGCAATTCAGTCGGCACCGCACCGGTCGATCCGGGCTCCTGGCCGGGCAGGCCGAAATCGCGGATCTTTTGCGGATGCGCGGGATCAGAGAGATCATAGATTTGCGTCATGCGCCGCGTGCGCCAGTCCGGCGCGCCCGAAACGAGATAGGCGATGCCGGTTTCGCATTCCCACCAGCTCTTGTGCGTGTCCTTCAAGCCGCCGATGCGCGTGATCAGCACGGGATTGGCGGGATCGGCGACGTTCCAGACCTCATGCGCCTCGCTGCCGAAGGTGCGCAGCATGTAAACCGCATCGGGATCGGCCTTGGGCAGGGATTTGCCATCGCAGACCCGCACCATCTGCGCGCCGCCGGATTCGTACTTGCCTTCCTGCCCCGGCAGATGCCTGAGATATTTGGGGTGCGCGGGATCGGTGACATCGACGATCGAGGTCCCGTTCGGCTCCGCCTTGCCGGTCATCGGATTAACGGCAGCCGGCACGTCGTCGGTGCCACCGTGATGACCGATATAGGCGATCCAGCGGTCGCCCTGATGATGGATGGTGGGCTGATAGGCGCTGCGCGCCTGAAGATCGTTGCTGCCGACCAGCTTCATGTTGGACGACTCGGGCGGCGCCCCAATGGTCTGCTTCTGGGCATGAACGAAAGCGCTGCCGGCGAAAAGGACGAGGGCGGCAGCAGTCGAGACGCAACGGAACATCAAAGTCCTCCCGGAACCAATCTGCGTTGGCTGAGCTTCAAGGCTAACACAGCCATTTGCACGCGCCAAAGACACCATCTTAACATGCAACCATTTGGTTGCCTATTATCGCTGCCATGAATGAGGTCTTCAAAGCGCTCGCCGATGCGTCACGACGGTCGCTGCTGGACAGGCTTCACGCCAGGAACGGCCAGACGCTGGGCGAGCTCTGCGAAGGCCTCGCGATGACGCGCCAGGCGGTGACCAAGCACCTTGCCATTCTCGAAGAGGCCAATCTGGTCACGACCATCAGGCATGGTCGCGAGAAGCTGCACTATCTCAACCCGGTGCCGATCCATCAGATCGGCGAACGCTGGATCAGGAAGTTCGAGCGCGGCAAGCTCGCCGCGCTCAGCGAGTTGAAACGCCAGTTGGAGAAGCGCGATGAGTAAGCCGCAATTCGTCTATGTCACCTATATCGAGACCACGCCGGAAAAGCTGTGGCAGGCGCTGACATCGAGCGAGTTCACCAGGCAATACTGGTTCGGTGCCGAGGTCCGCTCCGACTGGACGGTCGGCTCGCCCTTCGCGCTTTCGCTGGACGGCGAGGTCACCGATTCAGGCGAAATCCTGGAGGCCGATCCGCCGCGGCGGCTGTCCTACAGCTTCAAGCACCACAAATATGAGGAGCTGCGCGGCGAGCCGATCTCGCGCGTTCTCTTCACCATCGAACCTTTCGGACCGGTCGTGCGTTTGACCGTGCTGCACGACGGCTTCATCGAGGGCGGCAAATATCTCGGCGCCGTCTCCAACGGCTGGCCAGCGATCCTGTCGCAGCTCAAGAGCCTCTTGGAGACCGGCAAGCTGCTCAACATCACGCGCGCGGCGCTCAACAAGGGGTTCGACGCAAAATGAAGCTCGACCAGTTCAAGCCGCTCACCGTCTACACCATCTACATCGCCTCCACGCCGGAGAAGGTATGGGAGGCGCTGACCTCCGCCGAGTTCAGCAAGCAATATTTCTTCGGCAACGCGGTGGAGGTCGAACCAAAGCTCGGCGGCGCCTTCATCGTGCGCACGCCTGACGGCGCCGTGCATATCAGCGGCGAGGTGCTCGCCTACGATCCGCCACACAGGCTTGCGGTGACGTTCAACGTCAACTGGCCCGAGCTGATCGAGAAGCTGGGGCCGACCCTCGTCACCTACGACATCGAGCAGGTCGGAGGTGCCGTCCGGCTCACCATGAGCGAGGGCCACGATCGCCCGCTGAGCGACGATATCCTCTCCGGCGGCCGCTCGGGCTGGCCGGCGATCCTCTCCAGCCTCAAGAGCGTGCTCGAGACCGGCAAGCCGCTGGTGGTGAAAATGGGGCCGCCGCAGCGGATGCTGGATGCGCTGAAGGCGATGGGGATCAAGACGCCGTAGCAGGTGTCGTCCCGGGGCGCGCGAAGCGCGAGCCCGGGACCCACCACAGGAAGGAGCATCGTAGGGTGGGCAAAGCGAAGCGTGCCCACGAACTCATGCTATTTTGAGAGGTGGTGGGCACGGCGCAAGGGCGCCTTTGCCCACCCTACGGCACTGCCCCCTGCGGTAATGGGTCCCGCCAGAACGACTACGGCACCGGCACCACCAGCCGCCGATAAAGGTGCCACGTGGCATGTCCGAGCACGGGCAGCGTCACCACCAGGCCGAGGAAGTACGGCAGCGCCGACACGATCAGCAGCATCACGATGACCGCCGCCCAGCCGATCATCGGCAGCGGGCTCGTCACCACCGCGCGCACGCTCGTCACCATGGCAGTGACGAAATCGACCTCGCGGTCGAGCAGCAGTGGAAACGACACCACCGTCAGCGAAAACAGGATCAGTGACAACACGGCGCCGACCGCGTTGCCGATGGCGAGGAACAGCAGACCCTCATTGGTCGTCAGCACCACCGTCATGAATTCCTGAAGGCTCGAGAACGAGGCGTGCAGGCCAAGCAAGAGCGCGATCAGGAGCCGCACCTGGTACATCCAGATCACGAACACGAACAGCGTGACGAAGGCCATCCAGCCGATCTCGCTGCGCGAACGTATCGCCGACCAGATCGCGCCAAAGGACACCGGCTCGCCGCGCTCGCGGCGGCGGCTCACCTCATAGAGACCGATGGCAACGAATGGCCCGATCAGCGCGAAGCCCGCGGCGAGCGGATAGACGAGATAGACCATGCCGAAGGCGGTGAGACAGAGGATGATGGTGATGCCGCCGGCGGCGTAGAGCGCGCCGAAGCAAAGCCCGTAGAGCGGCAGTGCCTGGAAGTCGCGCAGGCCCTCAACCACCGCCTCGGCGATATCGGGCGCCGCGACGGGACGCACCACAGGATCGACCTTGCCCGAGATGGACATCAGCTTCCTCCCACTTTCAGCGCGATCTTTCGTCGCACGCAGTTTCAGATATTAGCGCCACTGCGCGCGTGCGCAACTCATGCCGGGCAACGGGGAAGATTGTACCGGCGCCCCCGATGCACGCGTGGCGGAATCTTCACCTTCAGTGCGGTTTTCGCTCCGATAGCTATGGACTGGACAGACGAACGTGCCGCAAAATTGTACCTTCCAGCGACGCGCGCGAACAGCGGACCTGCCCCACCGATGAGCCTGCGTACCCGGTTACTGATCCTCGTCATCGCGGCCATGCTGGTGCCGGCGAGCCTCGTCGGCTTGCGTTTCGTGCAGAATCGCACCTCCGAGATCGATGCAGCCTTGGCCAATCTGGCCGCATCGGCAGACGACATCGCCAGCGATCTGGACGAGAAGATTCAGGGCACCGCGCAGCTTGATTACGGCCTCGCCCGAGCCCGCGACCTCGACACGCGCGACAAGGCGGCTTGCTCGGCATTTCTATCCGATGTCCGCGAAGAATATCCGCAGTTCACGGGAATCCTGACCATCGATCCCGACGGCAGCCTGTTCTGCGACTCGCTCCGGACCAACCGCACGCTCGATCTGAATGATCGTGCCTATTTCAACCAGGCAAAGGTCTCGCAGGGCGCCGTCGCGATTGAGCCGGTGTTCGGTCGCCTGACCGGAACGTCGGTGCTCCAGATCGCCTACCCGGTGCGATCGGACGCCGGCGCGC
Coding sequences within it:
- a CDS encoding DUF2189 domain-containing protein; protein product: MSISGKVDPVVRPVAAPDIAEAVVEGLRDFQALPLYGLCFGALYAAGGITIILCLTAFGMVYLVYPLAAGFALIGPFVAIGLYEVSRRRERGEPVSFGAIWSAIRSRSEIGWMAFVTLFVFVIWMYQVRLLIALLLGLHASFSSLQEFMTVVLTTNEGLLFLAIGNAVGAVLSLILFSLTVVSFPLLLDREVDFVTAMVTSVRAVVTSPLPMIGWAAVIVMLLIVSALPYFLGLVVTLPVLGHATWHLYRRLVVPVP